From one Chryseobacterium sp. 3008163 genomic stretch:
- a CDS encoding sensor histidine kinase — translation MTFDKDQITSETPISTELRRSMFLCIKEALNNAYKYSGADQLKLSFIQKNKYLIMEISDNGRGFKLENATGNGLRNMDRRMKESCGKFEISSTENGTSIFFKISL, via the coding sequence TTGACTTTTGATAAAGATCAAATAACTTCTGAAACACCTATCTCAACAGAATTAAGACGTAGTATGTTTCTATGTATCAAAGAAGCTTTAAACAATGCTTATAAATATAGTGGCGCAGATCAACTGAAGCTTTCGTTTATCCAGAAGAATAAATATTTGATTATGGAAATATCAGACAATGGCAGAGGATTTAAATTAGAAAATGCAACAGGAAACGGTCTCCGGAATATGGATCGCAGAATGAAAGAGTCTTGTGGGAAATTTGAAATTTCATCCACAGAAAACGGAACTTCTATTTTCTTCAAGATTAGCTTATAA
- a CDS encoding sensor histidine kinase: protein MDNISEIKITYIMITIVMMFFVVFIIFVVIVYNRKQLLHIKEKQLQQSEYQNQLLQKELEKQKSIEKERQRISHDMHDDLGAGISALKLQAEFLMQKAEDEDLISDINELLKTSEEMNISMREMLWSLNSGNDTVGSFVEYAKTYAEGFLKKHQLY from the coding sequence ATGGATAATATATCTGAGATCAAAATTACTTATATCATGATTACGATTGTGATGATGTTCTTTGTGGTGTTTATTATTTTTGTAGTGATAGTTTACAACAGAAAACAACTTCTTCACATCAAAGAAAAACAACTTCAGCAATCAGAATACCAAAACCAGCTTCTCCAAAAAGAACTCGAGAAACAAAAATCGATAGAAAAAGAAAGACAACGTATTTCTCACGATATGCATGATGATCTTGGAGCGGGGATTTCAGCATTAAAACTTCAGGCAGAATTTTTAATGCAGAAGGCAGAAGATGAAGATTTAATAAGCGACATTAATGAACTTCTAAAAACCTCTGAAGAAATGAATATCTCTATGCGTGAAATGCTTTGGAGTTTAAATTCAGGTAATGATACCGTCGGAAGTTTCGTTGAATATGCTAAAACTTATGCCGAGGGTTTTTTAAAAAAACACCAATTGTATTGA